ttccaatgaatatgcaggactgatttcctttaggattcactggttggatgtccttgcagtccaagagactctcaagagtcttctccaataccacagttcaaaagcatcaattctttggcattcagctttctttatagtccaactctcacatccatccatactACGAGAAAGACCATAggtttaactagacagacctttgttggctaagtaatgtctctgctttttattatgctgtataggttggtcatagcttttcttcagttTTTGGATTAGTGTACAAATAGTTTTATGTTTATGTGAGAAAACAAGGGTCTGAGCCATGTGTATGAGCATACAGTTCATATCATTGATATTTCCACCCTCAGAACAATGGTAGgtaaaatggaaattaataaacacaaaatgattTACTTTCAACCTTGTGGATATGACACTTATCACTGGAATAGTAACAGGGGTGTAACAATGGAAATGGGATGATTTGTAAATGTTTATGGTTCTATTGCCATTTAAATTGAGATGTAttattcattctttctctctccaagACAAGATGGTCTTACATAAAAGATGGGAATGAAATTAAACCAAGAGGGGCAATATTATGTTTATACTTGCATTCTAATTGTGGAATCTTAGAATAAGAAAGATTATTTAGTTCAATCTTTCAAGAAATTCAGAGACCCCTTTCCAGCATCTCTCCCAGAGGTCCTGTAGTTATTGCCAATCACCTGTAGAGTCAGTGTCTGAAAGAGTATTTCTAGAGTATATATCAATAATGAGTTCTAATCTAATGAaattattgattttgtttttatgtttagatAAACAGCACAGTACAAATCTATTCAGTCATTCATATAAATGTTCATCTGAATATTGTGAAAAATTCAATGTGAAAGAAGAGATTATAGGCTGAAAACAGGATTTTACACTTGAACAAGCAGAGATTTTGTGCACGATTAGTTGTGGAGGTAACCACTAAGATGAAGAAGTGGAAAGTGTGTCTCAACAGGCAGGGAAATGGTTAATTTCTAATGGTGTATTTTGGAAAATGGTACATCTACTCTTAGTACGCACTGTCCTTGATAAACCCTTCTAACTCAAAATTTGATGTATTGCAGCTTTAGGACATTAGCGTGTATATCAGGTAAGGGTCGTAGTCTGGGAAAAAATACAGATACGTTAATATAAGCAAAGGAGAATAGAATTTAGTTCAATGATATGAGGTATTTCACTGAATGAAACAAAAACTATATATTTGATTAACATGTGGCAACatacttattttgaaaatttagccTCTTAAAaacttaagaaagaaaatatatgtatatatgtgtttatgtatatgtgtgcattgtAGGAttatcaaataaattatttaaactttcatttgaaaacagaaaaattcactGCAGGTGTTTCTGAATACATTTTTACACCACAGAAAAGTATAAGTTGACATAAGTCTATTTTCAGAGACTTCTCTTTAACCCTGGACATCAACTCAGTTCCTTCTGTCCTAGGGATATGGGAGACAATATGACCTCTGTCACTGAGTTCATCCTCCTGGGATTTCCTCTTGACACAAAGACTCAGATGCTCCTCTTTGGGCTCTTCTCCCTGCTCTATGTCCTCACCCTGCTGGGGAACGGGGTCATCCTGGGGCTTATCTCACTGGACTCCAGActgcacacccccatgtacttcttcctctcacACCTGGCCATCGTTGACATGGCCTATGCCTGCAACACGGTGCCCCAGATGCTGGTCAACCTCCTGAGTCCAGCCAAGCCCGTCTCCTTTGCTGGCTGCATCACACAGACCTTTCTCTTCCTGACATTTGCTGTCACAGAATGTCTGCTCCTGGTGGTGATGTCCTATGATCGgtatgtggccatctgccaccccctCCGGTATTCAGTCATCATGAGCTGGAGAGTCTGCATCATGCTGGTGGTGACTTCCTGGACCATTGGAGTCCTTCTGTCTTTGGTTCATCTAGTGTTGCTTTTACCCTTACCCTTCTGCATCACCCAGAAAATCGatcatttcttctgtgaaatcATGGCTGTTCTCAAACTTGCTTGTGCAGATACACATATCAATGAAATAATGGTATTGGCTGGATCGATTTCTATGCTAGTGGGACCCTTCTCCTCAATTATAATCTCATATATGTGCATCCTCTGTGCCATCCTTAGGCTCCAGTCTggggaaaggcaaagaaaagccttctccacctgctcatCTCACCTCTGTGTGGTTGGACTCTTTTATGGCACAGCCATTATCATGTATGTTGGACCCAGATATGGGAACCCcaaggaacagaagaaatatcTTCTCCTGTTTCACAGCCTTTTCAATCCCATGCTCAATCCCCTCATCTATACTCTTAAGAATTCAGAAGTAAAGAATGCCATGAAGAGAGTGCTGGGAATAAAGAGAGTTTTATGAAGAGATGATCACATCAGGGTTGACAATGACCTAGgaggaaattatttcaaaagctCTCAAGCCCAACCCTACATAAGATTATCTGAGatgcttattaaaaataaagtaaatctcCTGACCCACCATTagatcactgattcaatagatgTGGGAAGTATTTTAGAAAACTGCACCTTTAAATATTATCATTATCCAAATATTACCAATAACAGTTTGTGATGCTACTGAATGTTATAGACCAATATCTGGATATCACAGATCTAGAATAATAGTCTTTATAATTTCTTCATCAAGCTATGTTCCAGCCCCAGTCTCCCAAAATGCTTTCCTCAAAtctccagctctttttttttttttttgtggttttttttttattattattattttttttttgtcatacattgatatgaatcagccatagatttacacatattccccatcccgatcccccctcccacctccccctccacccgaaTCTCCAGCTCTTGAAGagggctttaaaaataaattctggggTCAAATGAGTTTGAGAGTTATTGCGTATTAGATGACTCATTTTAGGGGGCTCACAATTCATACTATCACagtaaaaactgtaaaaattccTATGGTAAATACAGAAAAATTCTATTCCAGTTGTTAGCCAGTGTTTTCCAAACTTACTTGATCACATGAAATTTTTTAATAACGTTTCTTTAGAAATTTATTAGAACCGGAAATCTTGATATTGATTGATTCATTGTGAACACTTCCTGTAACTGTCTTCTCGAATCAAATGATTTTTGTTCCTGCAGAGTGATCCTGTAAAGAGGATGTAGGTCTAAATATGTAGTGCTCTTCTCTACTATCCGGAAATGATAAATCCAACCTTCTACTTCTTGGAAAAGTATTCCAAAATACATCTCAGGAAATGATCTCATTCAGTTTCACAGTCATCTAAacttgagatttaaaaaatttattctacATATATTTTCCTACTTACCCACTATATGAAATCAATCTATTTTTCTCGTTCAAGGATATAAAGAGAAAACCAAGTTTCTTAAAGGAATCTGAAAGAATTTGCAAAGCTGATTACCTAACTAGTGTATAAGCTTTAGAAAAGTTTGATTGCTGTGTTTAGAAAATAGAGACATGGGAGAAGTTCTATAAGAGAACATTCATAGAAACAGGTGCAGGATAAATATGATGGgtgaaaaggaaatgaataaaGATAAAATGCCCAAGAGTCTAGTCGATCCTTTGGAgattaagaacaaaacaaaatagggAAAATACATGATTTATTACTCATTGGTTATTCTTACAATGAAAAAACCTCAAATGATAGCAACACAAACAGAAATTTCCCGATACTCTATGTAGAATGCCGTATAGATTACTATAATCTCAAAAGACAGAATAAGTGAGGTGTTTACACAGTTACAAAAATTTCCTCCTAGTGAAAAAAGACTTTTTTAAGTATCAATATTTTGAGGCTAAATACATAGACAGACAAAACTTTTAAGAAGTTTGTTAATCTGAGTTTTCTACTGCTGGAAGAAAATAACACTATTTTTAagggatataaaaataaattgcatcTTTTGCCAATTATgcacttttaaatattattttggagTATAGTCAAGTCCCAACCTCTTGGAAAGTGGTAAAGCTTGAGATAGGTAAAGGCTTTTAAGCACAGTTACAGAAGTGTTTCGACTATAGGTTAAACCCTAGAGTAGATTGAAGAAGTGAGTTCTGTCAAGCTTTAGTAGAGTTAAGCTCTGCTGAACAATTAAGAATTTGGGAGATTAAAAGAGATTAGTTAATTGTatcaaagttttatttatattattgaaCAAATATCATTTCAACAAGGGGATCAGGATTCTTTAATGTTGGTTGGGGTTAATGTTTAGTCCTTAATGAAGTTTATACTTATGAAAATACTGTTCTAATCCTATTAACTAACCATTATCTGTGGGAATTTTTAGTGATCAGACTATGAGATCAAAATGAGAACATTAGTATTTATCCAGCGTGAGGCTTTTTTACTGGGAGGTTATGGTCactgaagaactgactgactctGAGATAACTCACAACATAATCATGTTTAATGTGGATGTCAATTTGAACCTTTATAATGATGGATATTTCCTCTCAGGAAAAGAATTACCTATACCCATTATCCAAGATCCTCcaattttcctttcaaaaatctgagaaatgaatttaaaaaataatgcttcaATAAGCCTGGAGTCAGAGCTAAGGCATTTCAATAATACTGAAGggtattttctaaaattagaatgttgttcagttgctcactcatgtctgattctttgcatatGATGGAGTGCAACAAGTATtctctgtccttctccatctcccaagtcagtgatgccatccagccatcttgtcctctgttgtccccttctccttctgccttcaatctttcccagcatcagggtcttttcaatgagttggctcttcaaatcagatgtccaaagtattggagtttcagcttcagcatcagtccttccaatgaatattcaggactgatttcctttaggattgactccgTTGATCtacttatagtccaagggactctcaagaatcttccccaacactacagttcaaaagcatcagttcttcagtgctcaggcttctttatggtccaactctcacatccatacatgaccactggaaaaaccatagctttgaccatacagacctttttcggcaaagtaatttctcttctttttaatacactgtctaggtttgtcataacttttctttcaaggagcaagcgttttttaatttcatagatgcagtcaccatctgcagtgattttggagtccaagaaaataaagtctgtcactgtttctaatatttccccatctatttgccatcaagtgatgggaccagatgccatgatattagttttctgaatgttgagttttaagccagcttattcactctcctctttcactttcatcaagaggctctttagttcttcttcgctttctgccataagagtggtgtcatctgcatatctgtggttattgatatttctcctggcaatcttgattctggcttgtgcttcatcccgcatggaattttgcatgatgtactctgcatgtgtgttaaataaacagggtgacagtatacagccttggggtactcctttcccaatttggaacctgtccatttttccatgtccagttctaactattgcttcttgacctgcatacaggtttctcaggaggcaggtcaggtggacttgtagtcccatctcttgaagaatttcccacagtttgttgtgatccacacagtcaaaggcattagcagaagtagatgtttttcttgaattcccttgctttttctgtaatccaacagatgttggcaatttgatctctggttcctctgccatttctaaatccagcttgttcatctggatgttctcggttcacatactgttgaagcctagcttgaagaattttgagcagtaccttgctagcatgtgaaatgagcacaattgtacaataTCTTGAACATGTCTTCTTTGCATTTGAGAACTTGTCACACCTGGTAATGTATTTTTGGCATGTTTATCATATatgatggaattctccatgcaagaatgctggagtaggtagccattcccttctctaggtgttcttcccaactcagggattgaaccttcatttcctgcattgcaagcagattctttaccatctgagccacctgggaagcccaaatttacaATAAAGTGTGCCAAATAGGTCACAATTCTCATAATCAAAAAGCAGTATCTATTAAGTAAAGTTTCTCTTTCTTGAGCAGTGATTTGTAGCAAATTCTGCTTTAAATTCCCATTTTCTAGTATTCCAAATGATACATTGAACTTTTGATCTTTCAATACATAATTACTCCAGAAATacacttaataaaaatattttacagttgTAAGTTTTCATAAATTACAATTCCAAGTCTTTGATGACTTTGTGAAGATAGGTTTATCCTTGActtggatattttattttatcatttaaaagccactagttattttttaaaagccactaATTTGCAAACCAATTTTTAAGATAATTTGGGAGGTGTTTATATTATCAAtgtgttgatttttatttattctacttttaaaaggaaattatctTCACATCTCAGTGGACCTTGTTATAACCATatggttattgttgttcagttgctaagtcaagtgtgactctttgcaatcccatgagctgcagtgtcctgggcttccctgtccttcactctctcccagagtttgctcacactcatgtccattgatttgattatgccatccaaccatctcctcatCTCCTccttctgtcaaccccttcttctcctaccctcagtctttcccagcatcagaatcttaaGATCAGTGATTATATAAAATGCCCAATGCTGACACATAAATCTTTGAGAACACATTTATTATAACTAAAAGGTgactatattatatatgttattttccttcatatACATTTATGTTTTGTATATGGTTACTCTGATCATCTTTAGAAGTTGTCCACTATTTAAAAGCTATGTCACCTTGATATGTAGAAAAGGTATCATCCCTTGTTATTTTGGGATGATACATTTCCCTACAGATTATTTGGTatcataaacatttatatttattattgtcttagttaaattttttactttttcaatgGTCAAAAGAACATAGAAAACTATGTCCTAATCTATTGTTTTCACAgtactttagtttttcttttatgtattagTTTCCTGATTTCCACATTTCTCCAGGGTAAATGAACATAGAAACCATGTCCTAACCTATTGTTTTCACaatattttggtttttctttatgtGTTGGTTTCCTGATTTGCATATTTCTGCAGGTCACCAAgaacattaaaagaaagaaagaaaagtcccaATATTTACAGATTGTCTAATATGCACCTGGAATGTCACACAATTAGAAGCCTGCTTTGGTATCCCCAAATGTGTGTTTCTTCTCACAGTGGGTCCATAGAGCAGGAACACAGGTGGACACATCCTCAAAACTTGGTAACTGAGCCCAGTTTTCTCCAAGTTTATGTCATGATCCCAGCAAGTTAGGAATCACACTATAATGCACTTATTAGTTCTTAACTTGCCTGATTGATTGATGTGAAATTTCCAGAATAGTATTTTAACTCCTTTATGTTCAGTAAAAGAATGcagcaaaatacaaataaatatgacAACATCTGAGATACAAAATATTCTCTCATCCCCAGAAGAGGCAGGAGATTGCTAAGGGAAGCTGTCTTGGGGAGGGTCCTTTCCTCCACTCCTCTTAGGGACTGGACTCTGAATGGAGATTAGAGATTCTCAGAAAACCCTCCCTTAGGTGGCATCTAATAAGTCCCTCGGGATACCTGTCCCTTTGGACTCCCCAGTCCATCCCCTGCCTCCATAACCAGCTCTCTGCAGCATCTGAACACCGTGAGTTGTTACTTGGAATCAGCTGCTTTCTCAGGGTGCTTTCCTCCCACCTCTGCTCAACACAAGGGGCCCAGatcacactggagagaagctgAACGACAGAGCTTAATGCCGGGAGCTTACTCCTTGTCACACTGGTTCAGCTTCCTTACGGTTCAGCTGAACCATCTGGAGACTTGAGAACCACAGCAGTGCTGGGATTCATGAAATCCAAATAATGCCAAGTATTCAGGGACTGTAA
This is a stretch of genomic DNA from Dama dama isolate Ldn47 chromosome 18, ASM3311817v1, whole genome shotgun sequence. It encodes these proteins:
- the LOC133072951 gene encoding olfactory receptor 2A7-like, whose translation is MGDNMTSVTEFILLGFPLDTKTQMLLFGLFSLLYVLTLLGNGVILGLISLDSRLHTPMYFFLSHLAIVDMAYACNTVPQMLVNLLSPAKPVSFAGCITQTFLFLTFAVTECLLLVVMSYDRYVAICHPLRYSVIMSWRVCIMLVVTSWTIGVLLSLVHLVLLLPLPFCITQKIDHFFCEIMAVLKLACADTHINEIMVLAGSISMLVGPFSSIIISYMCILCAILRLQSGERQRKAFSTCSSHLCVVGLFYGTAIIMYVGPRYGNPKEQKKYLLLFHSLFNPMLNPLIYTLKNSEVKNAMKRVLGIKRVL